The genomic DNA CATATTTCCAGAATCAATTGATAAGCTAACAAaagagttaaatatatatatagttataggtTAGCTCTTTGatatttaaacattatttttgagGCAAAAATATGACACAACTTTTTCGACAGAAGTATTTCTTTGTATAATTTTAAGCTGCATTTACTTTTTTAACAGCAAAGTAAAGTTTTAAGATGAGCTTACTTtggcatacaaatttattttaaatgctaagcaaattttcaatattttgcatttcaaaattttttccaaaccttttcacatatatttctcagctgctataaatataaatgagcgCTAGGGCGGCTTCCCAGCTATTAGGCCACTTACATATGTGTgcaaaagtattataaaatattttcatatacataaagaatttgcataaaattctaATAAATGCAGCACTTTAACCAACCCAAAAACTTGTAATGAGAGTTGGGTAGTATAATTCAGGGCACTTAATGGCCACTAAAACCACTTGAGTACGAGCAAGTGGATATTGCTTGGTACGTAAATGATTTGTAAGCCAAATAAAGtagctttgaaattatttacacacacatacatatatatgaacacATGTGGGCAAGTTAAGTTGTAATGGGTTTTGAAGTGTATTTTGCtgcttgcaaaaattaaaaataaaataaattgcagtttaaaaatttcacttccaaaatttaactttactatttagcaataattttatagaaaattgtaATATAACCTACATAGCTAATTCAAATATAAActtaattcaaatataaattatttaaaataaaattttctgaatTCAAGCGAAGGcttgatttttttgtaaagtatgttttaaatatatttttgtaatgaagACATAACTAACAAAGTTTTGGATGGCGGACATGCGAACCACCGTCTGAAAAAATTGGcttaattatataaaactaaGCCTCGAAGAAAGAGGTGACAAACAGCACTCCGGCAATGCTGTAACCTTCGAGTATATTttacagatcggatcactatagctatatatcatatatatgatAGATATATAGCTATAATGATATATGATAAAtattatgatattatatatagctataAGTTGGCTgttatcaatatatatttttttaaatttttatttgtttatttttgtgataactgACTTGACATGGAAGAATAGGTCTTATGctgaaacatataatatttagatataatagatttttagaaaaaaactcTTCGCGCAAACTTAGTCagtaaacaaaatttacaaaattttcgctTCTAAAACGAAGATTTATTTTGAACATTTTGGCGAATAATATCAGTACTTGTCTACAAGCGACACTGCTACAAACATAGAAACATATAATATTCACTCTAAAATTTATCATCTACTTTGTggccaaatatatatatttatatacacagttattgcatttttatgccTGTATCTTTTACATCCCATTCGCACGCCATAACTAGGTGGGTGATACACGGTCAGAAGATCCCGgtgacataaataatattttactgtGCATCGCCTAATTTAATAGCAAAGAATTTGTTAGCAGCTTGacaataaaacgaaaaaagaatttctaaaaaaaatatttatgtacattcatatatatgagtatatatatactaacaCATAAACGCAAGTTTATTAATGCAACGCTGCGGCGGtagcttatataatatatacaaaaaaggcatatatatggtattagaAATTGCATACAGAGAGCATGTCGAGAAATAACATTTTCTTCAcaaatccacacacacacacacatatactataTGCTCGTACACCCTGTGATGGGCaataaacttgttaatatttgCAGGCGTCAAAGAGTAAACGACCTCGTCGTCAACAACAATTGCTCTGACGCAACAAATCGTAAAAAAACACATTCagcataaaaatattgcattttgaCTTCGTTCCTTTCTCTTGTGTGTTGGCGTGTGCCATATTCTGCCGCTTATTTGCAGGCAGGCAGAAGAGAAGAACCACAGCAGCCACTGTCTGTCATATACTCGCTGCGAAGCCTTGCCGCTTTATAAATACACTGAATCAACTGGACTCTTGGCGCACGTGTGAttttggctgtgtgtgtgtgtcttattCTAAGAATGTCGCTTGAAATTGCCACACAGTTTATTATGTGCGTGCTCGTAAACAACATGCCAGCACAACCGCCATAACCGCCAGGTGCGTATGTGTTAACAACAGCGaaaccataaaaaattatataccatattgtatacacaaatatacatatattcgtataaGCTTTAGTGGCAACAATGCTGTCAGAGCATAGATGGCGCGCTTTGtcgagtatattaaattttttaggagatttttgttatattttctaatgtttatattatttatttaatttatgtaatgTTTATAAGTGAATCATAAACACTATACGCTCTGTTCATTTCTATGCATTTGTATACTATAAATCTATGTGTATCTGTATGaagtatttttatagaaaaatcgggaattaaaactaaaattggcACGAAAGGGCATAAATGTGTCTTTAAATACAATAAGAAACAGCTAAAGGGAATTTCAGATCAGATTCAGATAAATTTCGTGTCATGTGATTGAAGATTCGAGTCGACTGGCCATCACAGACCAGTTCTTGTTTTGCAGCTGTTTTATCGATCAGTGAAACATCCAGTGAAAGTTCATATTTGGGTATACTTTACAAATCAGGGATTTGGTAAACTAATCAAGTTCCCGAAAAATTTGGATGCTAACTTTATGACAACGATATACCGTCGTTAACTTCCGCCATCAATGTGATGTGTGATCGCTTGTGTAGCAGCTGGAAAAAAGAAAACGGAGTTGCTTCACTAGATTTACCCTCACAGTCGCCAGATAAGAACTCGATTAAAATGTTTAggcaattatgaaaataaaactatatggCGTAATTTAACATAGTCATAtactgaaaaattggttgatagcaTGCATTGCCgttgtaatgaaaatataaaaaatggtgGTGACTGGACGAGTTACTAATATATTGGCGcattgtataaataattattttataatttttacacttttttttaacatatctttattttttcAGTGACTTAAGCAGATTGTTTTCTTGTTTAACCTATTGTATATAGAATGCTATTGCGTCAAATACGTCTTGGATtattaagaaaacttttaactcatatttcattttaagtgGCATATCTTTAATGTCTTACCAAGATAAAATAACTAAGGCGCTTGGTATGATTCAGGCGGCGATCTTTCTTTAATCAAAACGGCAATCAAATTCTGCTTAATCAAACCAAACGAGATGTTCAGAGAGTTTATTATTCATCAAATTTCAATAGAGATGctctaaattatttaaatttctatcCCGCAAATGAAAGAGATGGATAATAGCGATAAAGTTTCTCCTAtatgtttattttcatataaaatataagctaGCACTAGAATtgatattctaaaaaaaaaagaaaaaaatgcatcAAGTATCAACACGTTCTATAACTTTTCGCAGAAATATtaagctaaatattttttttacatcctTAAATATTCATAACGTGACTGCACAACATCAAGCCATTGATAACAGCAAGTCGAACAAATAACAGGCTTAACTTCAATAAATTGGCAAAATAGagtaaatatagaaattaatataCCTCTTTagcaaatcgaacaaacaactggcgtGAGTTTACACAAACTGGCATAACAATTACACCATACGATTATACCAATTCAGTCGATTATCGACATATTCTCTTACACtagttatgttgttgttgttgttgtccccGTTTGGATGGTAagtgatagtttggttgtcgtcgaggtcatctaacgggaggccgaAGAAACGGGCTGTTTCGACGGATTCGGACCATAGgaaaaagggtgttagatgagttgggtttgttggtttggtatgtcggggtctattctggataagtaggagtttaacctgctgcaatatccagaacgaagttgcgcgagggtcactatGGTTTCGcggggcaactcgagctctacgtctgctataagtggtggtttgactcctagtacgctTGAACTAGTtatcattgttgttgctctCAATTGTCGTGTGAAATAAAGGTTCCTTATGTTCAATTTTGAGAGAGACTCTGGTTTTAAGTAACAACGTTTTGAGGTTTTTCGTATTTTCTTCGATTTTGCGATTAATTGTGAGGTTTGGAATTTAGGCCATTTTTGTAGTTCTAAGTTTTGtaacttatacaagtatataatatttttcgcgaagtcttatacatatttatgaatattataaaaacacaTCTGTGGAGCAAATTTTGTTTGCTCCGTTGATCGTTTGTAATTATTCcgatataaataatttcaatagtctctcaaaataatttactttGAAGTGGTACACTTATTTTCAGCCTTTCAAAGATTCTttgaaatgtgaaataaaatcTAAGCTTATAGCATAGTAAAACCTACCATAAAATTACTTTGTTCGCCAAGAATAAAAACTCGTGGTTTGGTTTCGTGTCCTTAGAGTTTTTCTaagcaacaaaatttatttattttattgattgatttagatattaatattattagcaCTAGATGttattaatattactttttttggaGAGACCGTTAGTATATTAGACTAGAAACTTAGgtgtaagttaaatattttgatagcaTCATTGTATTCCCGTTAAAGTAGTAGCATATAGtattgaattaatatttttctaaatataatagTAAGATTATTTTTGGTGATAGCTACGAAAGTGCAACAGAAATATATTTTGGGATTTTTCAAGTGATTTAAAGAACACTGTGCATAGTTATTTAAGGTtgggttttatttttttaggtttgGCTGCATAAGTCGCAagcacatttttcaaatttttttttcggtagAAGTTTATTTTCACATTGTTGGAAAATTCAACTTGTCACAACACTACCGCAGCCGCAACGCACTAACATATTCCTTTATAATTTTGCTTCGCATTTTGCTGCTTTTTCGTCCAATAGTTCTTGAAACGCCGCTTGAAGTTGTCACGCCATTTCGCGCAAGTGTGAACGACCGCAGCACGCGTCGCTTTTCATTTTGACTCATCCGTGGAGTCAAAACGAGCTTTTTTTGATTTATCACCAGCAGCATCGTTTTCATCAGCCAATTCCGCATTCTCCACATTATCCGCACCGTCCTCACCATTCTCACCATTCTCAATAGCCTTTGTGTCTTTCTCCGCGGTTGTGGCAGTGGTACCGAAGTAGGCGCCGGTCGGTTCTATATCCACAAAACGCTCCACATCGTCCAGCGGTGCTGGTGGTGGTACAATAATTGTCAGCACGCCATCGGTGGAACGTGTAGCCTTGGCCAAAGTGGCATCGTAATTCCTTGGTAATTTATATTTGCGCGTAAATTCACGTGTAATGCAGAATTTACTTTTCTCACCGCGATCGTCCTTTTGTTTGCCCGTCAAAATAACGGTGTCATTGTTGCGCACCTTCAAGACAAGCTCGTCATCGCGGAAATGATGCACATCGATGACAACCTTAAAGGTGCCCTTGCCATTGCTGTCCGGCTCATCGCCCGTCTCGATGGTCGCACGACTGGCCAAACACGAGCGATGACACCAAGGTCCATCGTCCGACCAGTGATGCATATGCCAGTCACGCGCACACACATCCACATCGTGATGTGTAAAGGTCGACTTCCAGCGACGCGAGGTCGGACACCTTGCATGATAGCTAAAGCTATCGAAGGGCCAAAGGCGTGTGGAGGGCCCATGCCAGAAGTGATCGTGTGGCCAATCCCAGTCATAGTCCCAATATACGGGCATGTTGCTGTTGACCTATTGTATCGTCTTCGTacttcgtttttgttgttatcgCACGTTTTACGCCTCGCTGCGCGCCGGCATTAACGTCGTCGTCGTTATCGTATTTTCCTATCGTTGCCGATGTCGTTTCGTTCGATTTActctttttgttttagtttcgcTGGTGTATTTATGGTTGCCGTTATGCAGCGACAACCAGAATTTTTTGGACGTGCCACCAAAAAAAGTGTTGTCACCACCGCTCACGGCTCGTGCCAAGTTCGTACTGATTCGAGTGCGCGCTGAGCAATTGGCAATGAAGCCTTCGCCTTCGCAAACTATGCGCTGGAATGCGAGGTGAATTTCATGCCAAGtaaacattcattattttacTTTCTAGTTTTCtagttatgcaaaaaatgttcgCTTGCACGACTGCTGTCGTTAGGTAAAGGTATGTACTTGTTTGAGGTTGAGACAGTACGAAACTGAAGTACTGTTTACTAGTCAACGCTGATGCTAATTATTTCGTAACTAAGGCGAAAGCAAACGGTGATAAGTCAGGAAGTTACTGGAACAATTGAGTTGTAGAACAACTTTAAGTTTCGAATTGAGTAAAATTGGGACTTTTTGCTGTTTTGCTTGCATTTCAGAGCCAAGGAGGAAATTGAGTTTGATAATGAGCTCAGAGTAAGGTAGAGGTGAGGATGTGCTAGAACAATGTTGATTTTGCTAGTTAAATTAAAGTTATGGTTACAGTTAAGAATAACAGCACAATACAGATATCAACCCTAACATTAAGGTTTTACGTTGAGTTTGAAGTTGAGGTtaaggttgaggttgaggttgaggttgaggttgaggttgaggttgaggttgaggttgagcttgaggttgaggttgaggttgaggttgaggtttaggttgaggttgaggttaaggttgaggttgaggttgaggttgaggttgaggttgaggttgaggttgaggttgaggttgaggttgaggttgaggttgaggttgaggttgaggttgaggttgaggttgaggttgaggttgaggttgaggttgaggttgaggttgaggttgaggttgaggttgaggttgaggttgaggtt from Bactrocera oleae isolate idBacOlea1 chromosome 3, idBacOlea1, whole genome shotgun sequence includes the following:
- the LOC106615263 gene encoding uncharacterized protein; the encoded protein is MPVYWDYDWDWPHDHFWHGPSTRLWPFDSFSYHARCPTSRRWKSTFTHHDVDVCARDWHMHHWSDDGPWCHRSCLASRATIETGDEPDSNGKGTFKVVIDVHHFRDDELVLKVRNNDTVILTGKQKDDRGEKSKFCITREFTRKYKLPRNYDATLAKATRSTDGVLTIIVPPPAPLDDVERFVDIEPTGAYFGTTATTAEKDTKAIENGENGEDGADNVENAELADENDAAGDKSKKARFDSTDESK